TGCTGTTCGAAGAAGACGTTAGGGCTATGTACAACCTAGCGGCAAGGGAAAAAGAGGCCGTACTTATCGCGCTTCTATGGATAACCGGCGCAAGACCGGCAGAACTCGCGGAATTAAAGAAGGAAAACGTACAATACGATTCTAGCCGGGTTAATATCACGTTGGCGACCAAGAAACTAGGGGAAGGCGGCGATTTCAAAATACGGAATCGTACCCTATCGTTCGTTAGACCGACCGGGCTAGACACGAATATCTATATCGAAACGGTAGTTAAGTACGTCGCCGCACTTCCCCCGGAAGCCCTGCTACTGCCCCATACTACTAGGTGGCAGGAAAACACCATAAACAGGATTGGGCAGAAAGGAATAGGGCAGAAGGTAAGCCCCTATCACTTTCGCCATTCCTGCCTAACGTGGATGGCTAGCAACGGGGCTACGATAGACGAACTCATGCAGTTTAAGGGCGCGTTAAGCGTCCTTTCTATCAGTATGTACATGAAGGCTAAACCGTTCGTTGTTTCCTTACAGAATCAGCGAAGAACCCGGGGCGCGGTCGCCCTTCCTATCCCGGCCAAACCCACCGAAGGCGACCAACCCCCGGAATCAAAAGGAGGTAATGATAATGCGAACGGACAAGGAGATACGGGAGAAACTAAGCCTTCTGATGGAGAAGGAAGCGCAACACCTTAAAGAAGGAATCCCATACCCGGCGTTCTCGGATGGCTATTCGAGCGCCTTAAAATGGGTCTTAGACTAGCGCGGCATTAGTTTAACGGTAGAACTCCGGTTTTACAAACCGGTGGTAGGCGTTCAATTCGCTTATGCCGTATTTCGCGGCGTTCGTTCAACGGTTTAGGACACCGTTCTACCAAAACGGTAATAGGCGTTCGATTCGCCTACGCCGCATAAAAAGGCAAGGGGGTAAAAACGATGTGGAATAAGCCAAGCAATACGGTTTTAATAAAACTCGGGAGTATCGTTAGGCATACCGAAGAACTTTTATCCCCAAAAGGGCATCAGTTCGACGCGGAAACATTAAAGGCGATGATAAACGACGAAGAATTAAAGGAATGGTTAGGGGAAATGGATAAACTAGCATTACTTCCGATAAAAAGATAACCCACAGGTGGCAACTATGGAAAAGTACAATAAGATTTTAACGTTGGGCGACAGGGCGATACCGGATATTTTGGAATCTGATTGCGTAATCGAAGAAAAAATAGACGGTTCGCAGTTCAGGTTCGGTATAGACGCGGAAGGAAAGCGTACCTTCGGCAGTAAGGAAGTGGAATATTCGGACGAACGCCCCCCGGACAAGATGTTTAAGGCGGCGGTGGATACTGCGGAAGGGTTGTTAAATTACGTCCCGCTAGACGTTAAGAATATCCTTTTTGTGTGCGAATACCTTACGAAGAAAAAGCACAATACGATAGAGTACGCCCGCGTCCCGGCAAAAAGCCTTATCCTATTGGACGTTCTTAGGGACGGTGCGCCGGATAGGGAGTTACGGAAGTTGTACGCTACGATATTCGAATTGGAAACTCCCCAGATTCTAGGGAATGGGCGCAACCTTTCGGTATCGGTCTTAGAAGACCTGTTAAAGACCGATTCCATGCTAGGCAATTCGAAAATAGAAGGGGTCGTAATAAAGAACTATGAAAAGCGGTTTATCTCGCATAATAAATCGTACCCCTATTTCGCAAAATTCGTAAGGGAAGACTTTAAGGAAGAAAATAAGAAGAATTGGGGGCAGGGGATACCGCTAGAAGCCCAGATACTAGGGGACTACCCGCAAGCCCCGAGATGGCAGAAGGCCTTACAGCACCTACGCGAACGCGGGGAATTGGAGAATACGCCCCGCGACATTCCGAAATTGTGCGAAGAACTTAGCCGGGACTTCGAAGAAGAAACGAAGGAAGCGATAAAAGAGCGCCTTTATCAAAAATTCCGGCATGGCCTATTAGCCGGTATGCGCCGGGGGCTAGCGGAATGGTATAAGGAAGAACTCGCCAAGAAGGTATTAGAAAAGTAGGCGCGGCAGGGATTACCTATGTTTAAATGTTGCATGTGCGGGAAGTACGCGGTAAAGATTATGGAAGGCTTTACCCTATGCAGTTCGCATGATTGTTACATTAAGGCGCACCTACCCGGCTACGGCCTTACCGTAGCCATATACGTTATCCTGATACTCGGCGCGTTCGTACTCGGGGGGTTGGGTCTATCAGGTTAGCCCCGTAGAATAGCGGCCAAGTTCGCCGGGCTTTGAACCCGAAGGCGTAGGTTCGATTCCTACCGGGGCTATGGGGGCGTAAGCGGGTTCTAATTCTCTACGCATCGTTGCCATACCCGCCCGCCCCCTTTTTAAAATTTAAGGTAGTTCGTATTATTATGGAAATCTATTGCGACGGGGGGGTAGTTAGGGATATACCCTATATCGTAATTG
This DNA window, taken from Candidatus Omnitrophota bacterium, encodes the following:
- a CDS encoding RNA ligase family protein; this translates as MEKYNKILTLGDRAIPDILESDCVIEEKIDGSQFRFGIDAEGKRTFGSKEVEYSDERPPDKMFKAAVDTAEGLLNYVPLDVKNILFVCEYLTKKKHNTIEYARVPAKSLILLDVLRDGAPDRELRKLYATIFELETPQILGNGRNLSVSVLEDLLKTDSMLGNSKIEGVVIKNYEKRFISHNKSYPYFAKFVREDFKEENKKNWGQGIPLEAQILGDYPQAPRWQKALQHLRERGELENTPRDIPKLCEELSRDFEEETKEAIKERLYQKFRHGLLAGMRRGLAEWYKEELAKKVLEK
- a CDS encoding site-specific integrase, coding for MPKYGWKIENLLFEEDVRAMYNLAAREKEAVLIALLWITGARPAELAELKKENVQYDSSRVNITLATKKLGEGGDFKIRNRTLSFVRPTGLDTNIYIETVVKYVAALPPEALLLPHTTRWQENTINRIGQKGIGQKVSPYHFRHSCLTWMASNGATIDELMQFKGALSVLSISMYMKAKPFVVSLQNQRRTRGAVALPIPAKPTEGDQPPESKGGNDNANGQGDTGETKPSDGEGSATP